The Mytilus galloprovincialis chromosome 3, xbMytGall1.hap1.1, whole genome shotgun sequence genomic interval ccatgaactcacttatcatgcacgagtgattctattcataaaaagtgtccgtgtaacaactaaaaagagtccgtgtatcatctaaaaagagtccgtgtaacacccgttaatgtactgtttttctatagctctgcggggggcaaagtcgtacaactTGCATAAGTTTGCGTACAACTTAAGTAACAGATAACTGACGATTCAAGTCTTCTCATTTTTTGAGCAATGTTTTCACCTAGTAAAACATCGTTTCTGTATCAGCACATGAGTTGCACTACAAGCTAACCGTAATTCCCATATATACTGAATCTGTCATCAGTATTTTGCATGCAAATATGACTAAATTTGCAGTCATTAAACAAGGGATAATTCATGCAGGGTTGAGTTATATAGCAACAATAACACCTATGTCTGTAATAAAATTTGGTCAAAGTTTTGAACAAGCTTTGATATGAATATGTCTGTTGTATGTGTAATGGATCATAACAACTCACTATATGCATTCTTTTTCGTCCAGTTTAACAAGCAACAATAAGGACATCTATATTACAAGAATGCAGGTAATGGAAAGATACATTTCGAAAATTGTCAGTGGGACGCTGATAACAACATTGAAACCGGTGAATCAACAACACATTAAACATGACAGAACAAATCTTAAAATGATCTACAGTAGTGTCATATATAGATTAAGCAGAAGAGGTCTGATATGTTTCAGACTGCACCGAATCGTTTTAGAAAAAATAGTAGTAGTGTAAACATAACTGGTTTTATTAATGTGtgaatttttaaaacaacttCATATGCTAGGTATTGaaatttgatagattttaaaCACCTACCTgttaaaaataacctttcaaaATCAACATGGATACATTAAAACTGTCCATAGTATTTGTGATATTACATTTCAATGGCTGATGCATTCCAGATATACATGAATCAAATTATTCTGTCTTTATTCAATGTGCAATCGTCCAAAACCACGGTAGATTGGAGCCCTTGTATATTTGCACATTGAAATAATCTATCCAAACCTTCAAATACAAGATTTGATATAATAGGTCAATTGTATATGTAATCGGGTTCTATTTTACCTATATCGTAAAGGAAGAAATGTATTTGAACGTACATGTTAAAGCCGAACAGGTGATTTAAATTTGTAAGAATAGTTTAAGGTGTTCAACTTTATTggattttattaattatattttgatttcTTATCCTTTTCATTTTTCCGGCTCGTTCAAATTATTTTAAACGTTTATAGTAAGTAAATATAGGGTAGATATTTTAATGGTCCAACTTAGAAATCCATTTTATTGTTTATCAACAGCCGAATTGCTGTGAATGAGTTCGTGTCTACGTTACTTGTATTTAGAATGACATGTTATAGAAATACTTTAATATGATGTTCACggtaatatacaaatgtaaaaatgTCTCGCCTCattaaaggtgtaataccaccattgatttttccctattagtctttgttaaattggcacttttaaaaaaattgtacagtatttacctttatttcaaccaaagaaatactttgcatgtgtaaagtttaatcctttccagtgatacagtgaaaatttcacactacatttcattgcatataagaaaataatcatcgccggaagtaaacaacccaatttttacactgttatttacatgttacctgctttggtaactacgtaaccttaacgttccaaaatattttataagaccatcaaataaaaaaagaatgatgctttcagacatccaacatacatatttacgactcagaaaaatttaagtgcattgaaatgcagggttaattttctacaactgtcaaattcaagggaatatttttttaggcctactttcgtatgcaaccggatgtgacgtaccatgatttggtggtattacacctaaagcaAAATTCAAATACCTATAGTATGAATATATAACCATGCCTTgtgacctattgcataaagtatctgagatatggagtTGACCATGaaaactttaccttgttcactgatccaggaaatgaggtcgaggtcaagtgaaaactgtctgacaggcacgaggaccttgcaaggcaCACTCATACCAAATATACTGTATAAATCATAAGAGAAATAGAGAatatcaacaagagtgcacacgcagAAATATCTCGCCTTCCTCAATAATCAATGATATGTTgacagtcctaaatataaagctttattacaactatcacacaaacctaacattaaccaagaaattaaacattgcaatgaaccatgaaaatgagatcaaggtcaaataaccataacagacagacatgtacagctaacaatacttccatacaacaaatatagttgatctataattgcttatagtttaagaaaaaaagatcaaaagtcaaaaacttaactttgagcactgaaccatgaaaataaggtcaaggtcagatgacacctgccagctagacatatacaccttataatcattccatacaccaaatatagtaaacatattgcatacagtataagaaaaacagaccaaaataaaaaaaaaactttactataaccaataaaccatgaaaatgaggtcaaggtcagatgacaactgccagttggacatgtacaccttacatacTAGACctatgcttatagtatctgagatatatggacttgaccaccaaaacttaaccttgttcactgaacgatgaaatgaggtcaaggtcaagtgaaaactgtctgacagtcatgaggaccttgcaaggtacgatcataccaaatatagttttcctattacttataataagagaaaattaaacattataaaaaatctttttttcaagtcactgaaccatgaaaatgaggccaagaacattagacatgtgactgatggaaacttcgtaacatgaataAGATAACATAAATCCtatgtaacaagaatgtgtccatagttcacTGATGCCCCAACCAcactaccattttctatgttcagtggattgTGAAATTGGGGTatactcttatttggcattaaatttagaaagatcataccaaagggaacatgtgtactaagtttcaagttgattaaacttcaacttcatcaaaaactaaatcAACCAAACACTTTAACCAGAAGCTGGACAGACAGACTGACAAATGAATGGACAAAGGAACAAACGGAcaaatcagaaaacataatgcctatgtCTTGCTTTCTGTGGCAGAAGTTGTAGGCTCAACAAACACGCAAATAATTTGTACAAATCACCATTCACGGGCATAACTCTTATTCTATATTGTCTGATGATTTAGGCCATATTAACTTATATACTGATAATTTGGGGTTTTGAAAGTTTCTTTTTCTGTTATAGGTTTTACTATAACGGGCGTAAATGGGCAAGAACTGTTATCAAAAGAAGTCTCCTGACAGTTTGATTGTAAAGAAACTGTAGGTAGATTGAATCGTTGTGAACCTTTCTACTCCTGTCAGCTTTAATACATCTAAAATGATTTTCTTGTGTTTTATATCTATTTTCTAATAATTTCCGAGTTGGCCATATTGGTTGGTAACTGGACCATCAGAAACACACTTtctaaactaaataccccaataatAGTGGCCAAGTTAAGTTttaattaaaaagattttttgtagTTTGATAGACATTGTAGAGCAAGAAATATGAtaatacatgataaaaaaaaatgtacaagaaTATCCTTTAGGATATTAGGGGAggtttaaaaatgtacaaatgttAAGCTGCTTCTAAACAATGAACATCAGGTCAAATTCAAAGGACAAATGGAAGAAACTTCTGGCATAAGACATCTATATACAAGGTATGAGGCATCCaagtcttctaccttctaaaatataaggCTATACATGTTAAGTTTATAATGCCACAAAGACCATTCTTACAGGGCCAGCAATTAAATCAGTATAAAAGCCTTCTATAAATGTTTTCTTAGCTAAAAGCAAGCTTATAACacttttaaatctattgaaataGATGGCATGTGGCCTTAAACGCctcttcaaatttcaaatatccCCCAAAACAAGTCTGCCTTTGTTGTCATCACATCGAATTATAGTCAACTTTTTGTGTGGTTTAAGCTCTATAAAAGAACTTTCTCAGATCATTATGAACTATTTTTAAGTCAGTTTTTCTCAATCAGAATGAGATAAATAGAACATTTAGAAAATTGTTCTTTTTCACTTAAAGGTTCATTTAAAAGATGTCTGAAAGCTGTAACACTTTTTCCACTCAGAATGAAAACATACATCTGAATGAGCAAGTTCTTAGAAGATGTATGGCCTGCTTCTCCCTCCTCTCATCTTTTTTAAACAATCAAAGAAGCAATGTTTTCATACCAATAAGATCAACCATTCTCTCATATTATGATCATACCTAAGGGGTACACATCACTATGACTAAACAGACATgcctcatttaattttcataaaattaaaaaaagtatttactttgacctgtTGAAGAAATTATAATTACATAATTTACAGGaataatttcattggatataAAGCAGTTTAACAAACACTAATTTTAACTGAGATATTGAAATAAAGAATTATCAAATGAACAAAACTGTTTATTTATGATAATATATACAAGTATAGATTACACATGGAATATTATTAGACATGTCATGACTATGATAATGTATGATAAATCAAAATGAGTATTTACAACTGATGATATACAGCATCATTTCACtcaaacaagaaacaaaaatttataagaGAACACATGCATTTAAACATACTTCTGGTAAAATGGTAAAACAATATCTTTGTTGCTTATCTTCCAACCTAGACTACAAATTTCCATTCAATTACTTTTGCATAACCTTCTAACACACAATACATTTACACATTGAAAGCACAATGGAATATATCACAGATTGAAGTTGACACTATGAAAAATCAACATTATAAGAAGAAACATtggatttttataaaattgtaactTAGCATTTCAAAAAGGATTTCCAACATTTTATATAAACTGAAATAACTGAGATATgtcgaaataaaaatgttaaGAGTACacataaattgtttatcaatacTGCTAGCTTTTGATCTGGATTAAGTAAACAAAATTTGAGCAAATCACTTTTCTTTTAAGTTGCAAAACTTCACCGGATGCTGCCAAAGTTCGAAATTTTCCCCAATTTTGATGTTTCTTTAACTGGTTTGCTGgtggtttctttttttcctttgTCGACTGCAAAACATTTCCATAATCTGATTGTCTCATCTGCTGCTGCACTGGCTACAGTGGTGCCATCTGGTGACATTGTCAAACACAACACACGTGCAGTATGTCCTGAAATATTCATTGTTGTAAGTTTTAatctattaataaattatatattaaccATTCTGTATTCAATAAATTTCAACTGGCTACAtacattttctttctcaattttatatttgcacAGTTAAAACTGTTGTCGTCCTACTGCTttataaaatcattcaaaacaacaTGGCTTTTCTGATTACTGAATTATATTTTGCTTTCTAATGACTGTTCCAGAAAATACTCTTGTTCCCAGACCTcaatgaaaactattttttttctgtaattagcacaaatttgttttattttctgatccCATTCAGGAGTATATTCTGGCACGGCCTTTAAAAATTGAACAATATATGAGTGGGTGTGTGAGTGGGGGTAGGTGGGGCTCTTCAAAAGCATAGCTGAACTTCAACAATTCTTTGTGTCTTCACCCATTCTGATAAGTCTACTACAATATTTGTTGGATGTAACTCATTCCTTTTTCATCAGTGCAAGCATGTTAATTCCAGTAATACTAGTCTGCATGTAtggtatcaattttttttttaattttgtcttgaCAAAAACcttattgaataaaaataacaaatattgagcaaataaacatgatttatttatcaaACTAAACATCTGAAACATATTTCTGTGTTTTATATCTGTCTTTACGTAGCTTTGGTAGGTAGAAATTTGTATGGCCTTTATGAACCTATGGAGAgtgggtaaaaaaaaaaaaaaattcaaagattgGTGGTCCTTGCATAATTCAAATTCAGGAGTTGGTTGTTTCGAATTGACTTCTATTCTGTTAATTCACAGTTCTAATTCTCAACAGTACAATTTTACGttttcctttttatttgtttctgaTCAATGCAAAAAATAGCATATTGGTTTTGTTTGTAGAGATCTTGACAAAATAATCTGAATAATAAGACTGATTAGTTTGGACAGTTAGTTGCTTCTTGGTCATTCTAACTGTCCAAACTTATCAGGCTTATTATTCAGATAATTTTGTCAAGATCTCTACAAACAAAACCAATAAGGATTCTAAATGATTTTAACTGTCAAACATAGACacctgaaacaaaacaaaactctGAATTGTCGCAATTTGAGGATGTTTTAAAGGATCAGTGTACTATGTTGTTTTGGAAAATTACCTGTTAAATCCATTATTCTGTTCATAATGGGATATTTCCATATTGTCAGTTGATTTTGAGAGTACCCATGGCCTGAAATCAGTTCCTTGTACTCCTGGGACCATAGAATAGAACAAACCTGtagaaaaagaaaattgatatgttaataaaattgagaatggacaggGAATTGTCAGGGACAACAACCAAAGGAATAGCCAGATTATGTGGACAATTTTGGTTTATACAGCTCCTCAAGTATGTATCGCTGGCCTTCAAATGTTTTGGGTTGAACATTCCTtaggccagggttttttaatttgttggtttatggactttccccatgaaaaagttgggtcggtcggtcggataaaaaaagaaaaaaatatctctcaagacagaaaaatatgcaaaaaaaatacatttcacctttctaacaatatgtttggtttgctattttatcataatttcttatacatgtatattagttCGATGTATTATTGCTCAGCTGCCATAAACATCGCCTAGATCTAATAATTTTCTGTGAAAAAAGGGGGTTTGTGTCCACGGAGAAAGActaaattaaatcgtcatttcacaaacgtAGCCCTTAATAAATTTGAGGAAACTTGATGGTTAATGTTCttcaaacatgaaaaatgataatgaaaaatatgcaaacaaaaataagtttcaacacacatgtcaaaaacgtaatagaatcgtccactggaaaaacgaggaTATTGGGTTCATCAGTTGTTATGTATTCCCGTTTTTTATATCCAAATCAAatgaacgatttttttttattatcaatgacACAAGTCTGAAGAAAATTCCAAAGGATTTGTTTTACAGTAATTAAGTTCTTTAACTTGACGTCTTCTACCGTACGGTTGGACAAATTCATTCTCCATTTTTCTATCTTATGGAATGATGACAAATACGGGAAACGAACTAAacgtgtaattggttttaaacacccGTTttgttccgcaaaattatttgcatatttcaaggtcagttatgattgatttgtctatttttagatacatAAATTGGAAGTTTTagttttcacaacagaaagtgttatcaattccATTAGGGTTTAATgcatttcattatcattttttttttatatagagatAATGTTTTTGTtaaggtcggcgggaataaaaaagcatgaaaagtaaattttatttttattctgcaaattggcaaaatcgggtcggcggatccacaaaccaacatattaaaaaatcctggccttatgaaagtacaaaatgtaaatCCAGATAAAGCATTTAGACACAAACtttaaaagatttaatttttcaTACTAATTATAAGGACAGATGCAAATGTTCCAATACATGTGATGACACATCTAGGAAGGAGTAAAAATAATAACCTGACTTTAATACTGATAATATACATTGATTCAATGCCTGAACtgacattaaaataaacaaaacatggtTATATGAATAGATAGGTCACCTGTGAATCAGTGTCAACAGCATTTAAACATGATCCTGTAGGTACACTCCAAAATCTGATATGTCTGTCTGCTGTCCCTCCTCCACTGGCTAACAGCTGTGGGTTCCAAGGACACCAGGCTAAGGcctaaaagataaacaaaagttttaatgtGATCTGCTTGATTGTTTTAGTTCTAATAAACTTGACTACAGAATCGCAAAGATTTTGCATGGCGATATTCTCCTAAGGGCTTTTTCGTACCACGACACTATATTAATTAATTTTCTTGTAGAACGCATAATAAATGTGGTGCCGTAACTTATTATTCCAAGTTATTGCATACAACTTTTGACTCTTTAACTACAACTGTAATTCAGAAAAGTAGTGCATTTATatcttatttcttaaatataactGATTGTTATCTTTCAAAATAGGTGGACATTGGCAATATAAAATCTTTcttttaaaatcatcaaatttcaaatccatagatttttctttaaaaatgatgTGTTGTTGGTACATAAAATCTAGATGATTCTCAGTTGTTCAGAAGCaaaataatttttctttcattgtctTGTAATATTAGCAAATGACTATGTAATAACATTGCCATGATTGCAGGGTCTTGAACAAAAATAATGCTAGAGTTATTCTGgaaacattaaaacaattaaacTATTCTTCTAGACAgatcaacattttaattttttttaatactgctaaatactttaaaatgtatGTAACATTTGTACCTTTACTGCTGCTTGATGATGAGAAAATGTATGTAATGGTGCAACTTCCTCACTCAAAGTAGCATCCCATATGTTGAGGAGGTTGTCGTTTCCTCCACTGGCTAAGTACCTCCCATCAGGGGACCAGGCTAAACCACATACTTCCTGGCTGTGATTGTTTAAAGTGGACACATGATGATTGGCAACTCTAACATCATGATGATATATAGCTCCACTTCTAGACCCActgaaaaatcattaaagaaGTTCATAAAATTACAAAGtaaattttcattcttttcaaAATATACTGTTTTTTTATGCAGTAAGTGCTTGTCATGAATACAAATATGGAACACATTATTCTAACCATTTAATCTGTTAAACGTATGGACACTTCCAATATTTGTCATTACTTTTAATTTGCTGCTTTTATCACCACAAAGAGTCTTCaataaatagaactgaaatacattttatctaaatattatacatcaaaatataaaatctCATAAAAACTGCTACTTTTGAGAAGGATATTTGTTAACACTATAATATCAATCCTCAAAAATTGGTACTCACAAAAATTGGAGAACTCAAAGTCAATAATGTGATATCAGGACAATTGAACAAGACAGCAAGTGGACAAATGCATgcataaatacaatattttagtGAAATTCTTAAGCATATGATGTTCACAAGTATACACATGATACACATTCCTTGCAATTGTGTACAGAAATGTTACATTTTTGGCATATATACCTGCTTAAAACATGAGCATTCCATGACAATGACCCAACACGGGCAGCGTGGCCAGACATGTTTCTAATCATCTTATTCTGGGTTACATCCCATaactaaaataatatataataattcaaaTTAATTGATCAGTTATTTTTAACAGAACCATGACCAAGACACACAAAAAAGAATGGAAATGTTACTATCATGTTTTAtaacataatataatttatgaaaaatgactAGAGTTTGATCAATTAAATTAGGACTTAAGAACTATTCAAATAtcactaaatattttgaaattattattatgacattattacgtaagtatttctgtattggccttgtgttATTGGTctgaggcttgctgtattggcctgaggcaTAGCCGAAGGCCAATAtagaaatacacgtaataatatctttattaattaactacagtgttacaatatttttttaatttcatttcaaaagagataaatatttttaccttgaagtggaactatccaaatctcagattgtttctttttattagatgcaatacataatgatctggtgctgtttccaggtgtcttcagcatttctcatctgatgaatttttctacccttttcagtcactattaagtgttacaacttaaatttagacgcaacacataaatagtaattggaaaggtactgccattgcatgtgttatgcagaaactaatttaaaatcgatgtgtacaatcttgaaattatgaggtcgtcaagaaattaactttgtgataatctactcgttccccaaacctgaaatagttcCATCGTCGgctttcaaaataccttttaaatgaatgtgaccgtctttcgcctgaaatgtatgccatactgacattttcagcatgtttatgataactaaatgacaactgcatcttcaaaacaactgtttactttcagtttgtgtttatcgtgactttcaATGTTAAATCAAGAGACATTCAAAAATCCTGTACTTATGTCAACTCGGgcaatatagaataactcggccaatacagaaaaaattcTATATTGGCcaagttattctgtattggcccagtTTACACactatattgcataggcagttttcatcatattaagtccaataacagtgtagttaattaataatatataataactgGATAAAATATAAGTGCCTCACCTGTACAGAGCCATTGCTGGTTCCAATACCTAGAAAATTCCCCCCTTCCTTTACCCAGTTTACAGAGGATACATAGtcgtcaggagtctgtaattccaTCAGCTGTATAATGGATCCATCAGCAGAATTCCAGATATATACACCTCCACCAAGTGCCACAGATAATAAGTTACAACAAGACCAATCCAAAAGATTCAAATCTACAAAATACAATGTACAGACACAATGACAGATAATATAAGATGTGAAAAGAGTGCATTCATTGCTGTGGATATTTGGTAAATCCAAAGTATTCATgaagattttaattttatattctttttattttttagtgggGAAAGTTATTAGGCTTACAATATAAGACTGATATCTAATTCATTGAGGATATACTAAAATCTTATGCTggtatatgtttgttttaaaaatgtaaagaatatatactcagtgtttttttttctttttctgtattttttttctcctttaaaATACTACTTACAGTAATCATCAAAGAGCTCAGGTGCATCAAGGATTCTCTCTGGTTGCTGAGGAATTTGTCTCTGTGTAGTTCCCTTGGGAGCTGTAGATTTACCAGCGCAACTATATAACACTTTTAGATTGTTACAATATCcttaaaaat includes:
- the LOC143068105 gene encoding cell division cycle protein 20 homolog — translated: MAQFSFENMVTELTKLDGPIQNGPLMRWQRKAAESGLKLSVPLDKGGQSPRRPKSARTPGKTPKTPSTAKTPHKTPGKQGKAPSKTPSKTPGKTQAPQNDRFIPSRSTTDIDLGHFALMNENSENADPEPNNAQYQQHLNEALNKGQNPHNTKILSFKNKAPDAPEGYCNNLKVLYSCAGKSTAPKGTTQRQIPQQPERILDAPELFDDYYLNLLDWSCCNLLSVALGGGVYIWNSADGSIIQLMELQTPDDYVSSVNWVKEGGNFLGIGTSNGSVQLWDVTQNKMIRNMSGHAARVGSLSWNAHVLSSGSRSGAIYHHDVRVANHHVSTLNNHSQEVCGLAWSPDGRYLASGGNDNLLNIWDATLSEEVAPLHTFSHHQAAVKALAWCPWNPQLLASGGGTADRHIRFWSVPTGSCLNAVDTDSQVCSILWSQEYKELISGHGYSQNQLTIWKYPIMNRIMDLTGHTARVLCLTMSPDGTTVASAAADETIRLWKCFAVDKGKKETTSKPVKETSKLGKISNFGSIR